In Bacillus toyonensis BCT-7112, a single window of DNA contains:
- a CDS encoding RluA family pseudouridine synthase yields MSEVVQVTVAEEQKSERIDKFVAEINSEWSRSQVQQWIKDDVVTVNGKSVKVNYKVKENDEITVTIPDPEELDIQAEDMNLEIYYEDADVLVVNKPRGMVVHPAPGHTSGTLVNGLMHHCTDLSGINGVMRPGIVHRIDKDTSGLLMVAKNDMAHESLVNQLVAKTVTRRYKAIVHGVIPHDKGTIDAPIARDKKERQSMTVDENGKHAVTHFQVLERFKDFTLVECRLETGRTHQIRVHMKYIGYPLAGDPKYGPKKTLDMNGQALHAGILGFDHPRTGEYIQFEAPIPEVFEETLNILRK; encoded by the coding sequence ATGAGTGAAGTAGTACAGGTAACAGTTGCAGAAGAACAAAAAAGTGAGCGAATCGATAAATTCGTTGCAGAAATTAACAGTGAATGGTCACGTTCACAAGTACAGCAATGGATTAAAGATGATGTTGTAACAGTGAATGGGAAATCGGTAAAAGTAAATTATAAAGTTAAAGAAAATGATGAAATTACAGTAACGATTCCTGATCCGGAAGAGTTAGATATTCAAGCGGAAGATATGAACTTAGAAATTTATTATGAAGATGCAGATGTACTTGTTGTAAATAAGCCACGTGGTATGGTTGTACATCCAGCACCAGGTCATACAAGTGGCACACTTGTGAATGGTCTTATGCATCATTGTACAGATTTATCAGGCATTAACGGTGTAATGCGTCCTGGTATCGTGCATCGTATTGATAAAGATACATCTGGCCTATTAATGGTTGCTAAAAATGATATGGCACACGAATCACTTGTAAATCAACTTGTAGCAAAAACAGTAACAAGACGTTACAAAGCGATTGTACACGGTGTTATTCCGCATGATAAGGGAACGATTGATGCTCCGATTGCTCGTGATAAGAAAGAACGTCAAAGTATGACAGTTGATGAAAATGGTAAGCATGCTGTTACGCATTTCCAAGTGTTAGAGCGTTTCAAAGATTTCACACTTGTAGAATGTCGCTTAGAAACAGGACGTACACACCAAATTCGTGTTCATATGAAATATATTGGCTATCCACTTGCAGGAGATCCAAAGTATGGACCAAAGAAAACATTAGACATGAATGGACAGGCACTTCATGCAGGTATTTTAGGATTTGACCACCCTCGTACTGGTGAATATATTCAGTTTGAGGCACCGATTCCAGAAGTGTTTGAAGAGACTTTAAATATTTTACGGAAATAG
- the lspA gene encoding lipoprotein signal peptidase LspA produces the protein MIYYVIALFVIAIDQISKWLIVKNMELGMSIPIIDNVLYITSHRNRGAAWGILENKMWFFYIITVVFVVFIVMYMKKYAQTDKLLGISLGLILGGAIGNFIDRVFRQEVVDFIHVYIFSYNYPVFNVADSALCIGVVLIIIQTLLEGKKTKE, from the coding sequence ATGATATATTATGTAATAGCGTTATTTGTCATTGCCATCGATCAAATATCGAAGTGGCTAATTGTAAAGAACATGGAATTGGGTATGAGCATTCCGATAATCGATAATGTATTATACATAACATCACATCGAAATAGAGGAGCTGCCTGGGGGATTTTAGAAAATAAAATGTGGTTTTTCTACATTATTACGGTTGTCTTTGTAGTATTTATCGTAATGTATATGAAAAAATATGCACAAACAGACAAGCTTCTAGGAATTTCATTAGGTCTAATTTTAGGTGGAGCAATTGGTAACTTTATTGATCGTGTATTTAGACAAGAAGTAGTGGATTTTATTCACGTGTATATTTTCTCGTACAACTATCCAGTATTCAATGTAGCTGATTCAGCGTTATGTATTGGTGTTGTATTAATTATTATTCAAACATTATTAGAAGGCAAGAAAACGAAGGAGTAA
- the ileS2 gene encoding isoleucine--tRNA ligase produces the protein MEYKNTLLMPKTEFPMRGNLPKREPAMQEKWAEMNIYEKVQEHTKGRPLFVLHDGPPYANGDIHMGHALNKVLKDFIVRYKSMTGFSAPYVPGWDTHGLPIEQALTNKGVKRKEMTVAEFRKLCAEYAYEQVERQREQFKRLGVRADWDNPYITLEPAYEAQQIKVFGDMAKKGYIYKGQKPVYWSPTSESALAEAEIEYQDKKSASIYVAFPVKDGKNVLEGDEKFIIWTTTPWTLPANLGISVHPELEYSIVKVNDEKYIIASELFETVAKTLEWEKAEVVKTVKGSELEYTVAKHPFYERDSLVMLGDHVTTDAGTGCVHTAPGHGEDDFVVGKKYGLEVLCPVDDKGVLTNEAPGFEGLFYDKANKPITEKLEEVGALLKLTFITHSYPHDWRTKKPIIFRATAQWFASIEAFRKELLEAVAETKWVPAWGETRLHNMVRDRGDWCISRQRAWGVPIPVFYAENGDPIITDETINHVADLFREHGSNVWFEREAKDLLPEGFTHPGSPNGEFRKETDIMDVWFDSGSSHQAVLEERDDLQRPADLYLEGSDQYRGWFNSSLSTAVAVTGKAPYKGVLSHGFVLDGEGRKMSKSIGNIVVPKKIMDQLGGDILRLWVSSVDYQSDVRISDDILKQVAEVYRKIRNTFRFLLGNLDDFKPSENTVAVAELREVDRYMLVKLNDLITKVKEAYETYDFAAVYHAIHNFCTIDLSSFYLDFAKDILYIEGANHADRRAIQTVLYDVLVALTKLVTPILPHTADEVWPYVPGVTEESVQLTNMPEATEVEGSEALKAKWDAFMTLRDDVLKALEVARNEKVIGKSLNASITLYPTAEMKVMLESISEDLKQLFIVSEYKLGGMMEEAPADAPKYEHTAVVVSQATGETCERCWVVSETIGKDAEHETLCERCASVVKENYVK, from the coding sequence ATGGAGTACAAAAATACATTACTGATGCCAAAAACAGAGTTCCCAATGCGTGGGAATTTACCAAAACGTGAGCCTGCAATGCAAGAAAAATGGGCTGAAATGAATATTTATGAAAAAGTACAAGAACATACAAAAGGCCGTCCTTTATTTGTGTTGCATGATGGACCTCCATATGCGAATGGTGACATTCATATGGGACATGCATTAAATAAAGTGTTAAAAGACTTTATTGTTCGCTATAAGTCAATGACTGGTTTCAGTGCACCATATGTTCCAGGTTGGGATACGCACGGTTTACCAATCGAACAAGCGTTAACGAATAAAGGTGTAAAACGTAAAGAAATGACAGTTGCTGAGTTCCGTAAGTTATGTGCAGAGTATGCATATGAACAAGTAGAACGTCAACGTGAACAATTTAAGCGCCTAGGTGTACGTGCAGATTGGGATAATCCATATATTACTTTAGAGCCAGCTTATGAAGCACAACAAATTAAAGTGTTTGGTGATATGGCGAAAAAAGGTTACATCTATAAAGGGCAAAAACCAGTTTACTGGTCTCCAACAAGTGAGTCTGCTTTAGCAGAAGCTGAAATTGAATACCAAGATAAAAAATCAGCATCTATTTATGTAGCGTTCCCTGTAAAAGACGGAAAGAACGTATTAGAAGGTGATGAGAAATTTATCATTTGGACAACAACTCCTTGGACATTACCTGCGAACTTAGGTATTTCTGTTCATCCAGAGCTTGAATATAGCATTGTAAAAGTAAATGACGAGAAATATATTATCGCTTCTGAATTATTTGAGACAGTTGCAAAAACGTTAGAGTGGGAAAAAGCTGAAGTTGTGAAAACGGTAAAAGGTAGCGAACTTGAGTATACAGTTGCAAAACACCCATTCTACGAGCGTGATTCATTAGTTATGCTAGGAGATCACGTAACAACAGATGCAGGTACAGGTTGTGTTCATACAGCACCAGGACATGGGGAAGATGACTTCGTTGTTGGTAAAAAGTATGGATTAGAAGTACTTTGCCCAGTTGATGATAAAGGTGTATTAACAAATGAAGCACCTGGATTTGAAGGCTTATTCTATGATAAAGCTAACAAGCCAATTACAGAAAAATTAGAAGAAGTAGGCGCGTTACTGAAACTAACATTCATTACGCATTCATACCCACATGATTGGAGAACGAAAAAACCAATTATTTTCCGTGCGACAGCACAGTGGTTTGCATCTATTGAAGCATTCCGTAAAGAGTTATTAGAAGCTGTTGCGGAAACGAAATGGGTACCAGCATGGGGCGAAACTCGTCTTCATAACATGGTTCGTGACCGTGGTGACTGGTGTATTTCTCGTCAGCGTGCATGGGGTGTGCCAATTCCTGTATTCTATGCTGAGAATGGTGATCCAATTATTACAGATGAAACAATTAACCATGTAGCAGATTTATTCCGTGAACACGGTTCTAACGTATGGTTTGAGCGTGAAGCGAAAGATTTATTACCAGAAGGATTTACACATCCAGGTAGCCCAAATGGTGAATTCCGTAAAGAAACAGATATCATGGATGTATGGTTCGACTCAGGTTCATCTCACCAAGCGGTATTAGAAGAGCGCGATGACTTACAACGTCCAGCTGATTTATATTTAGAAGGATCTGACCAATATCGTGGTTGGTTTAACTCTTCATTATCAACAGCAGTTGCTGTAACAGGTAAAGCTCCATATAAAGGCGTACTAAGCCATGGTTTCGTACTAGATGGTGAAGGACGTAAAATGAGTAAGTCGATTGGAAACATCGTCGTACCGAAGAAAATTATGGATCAATTAGGCGGAGATATTTTACGTTTATGGGTATCATCTGTTGACTATCAATCTGACGTACGTATTTCAGATGATATTTTAAAACAAGTAGCAGAAGTGTATCGTAAAATCCGTAACACATTCCGTTTCTTATTAGGCAACTTAGATGACTTTAAGCCAAGTGAAAACACAGTAGCGGTAGCTGAACTTCGTGAAGTAGATCGTTACATGTTAGTGAAGTTAAATGACTTAATTACAAAAGTAAAAGAAGCATATGAAACATATGACTTTGCTGCTGTATATCATGCTATTCACAACTTCTGTACAATTGATCTAAGTTCATTCTACTTAGACTTTGCAAAAGACATTTTATACATTGAAGGTGCAAATCACGCGGATCGTCGTGCAATTCAAACTGTATTATATGACGTTCTTGTTGCATTAACGAAACTTGTAACACCAATCTTACCTCATACAGCTGATGAAGTATGGCCATATGTTCCAGGTGTAACAGAAGAAAGCGTACAGTTAACTAACATGCCGGAAGCTACAGAAGTAGAGGGTTCGGAAGCGTTAAAAGCGAAATGGGATGCATTTATGACATTACGTGATGACGTATTAAAAGCGTTAGAAGTAGCTCGTAATGAGAAAGTAATTGGTAAGTCATTAAATGCGAGCATTACTCTTTATCCAACTGCAGAAATGAAAGTAATGTTAGAGTCTATTAGCGAAGACTTGAAGCAATTATTCATCGTTTCTGAATATAAACTTGGTGGTATGATGGAAGAAGCTCCAGCAGATGCGCCTAAGTATGAGCATACAGCGGTTGTCGTTTCTCAAGCAACTGGTGAAACATGCGAACGTTGTTGGGTAGTTTCAGAAACAATTGGTAAAGATGCTGAACATGAAACATTATGTGAGCGTTGTGCATCAGTTGTTAAAGAAAACTATGTAAAATAA
- the divIVA gene encoding septum site-determining protein DivIVA, with the protein MPLTPLDIHNKEFGRGFRGYDEDQVNEFLDQIIKDYELVIREKKALEEKVAQLEGKLDHFSNIEDTLNKSIVVAQEAAEEVKRNAQKEAKLIVREAEKNADRIINEALVKSRKVAFDIEELKKQAKVFRTRFRMLLETQLEMLNNDDWDKLIELEDEVDELLKKEETV; encoded by the coding sequence GTGCCGTTAACACCATTAGATATTCATAACAAAGAATTTGGTCGCGGATTCCGTGGCTATGATGAAGATCAAGTAAATGAGTTTCTTGATCAAATTATCAAAGATTATGAATTAGTCATTCGTGAGAAAAAAGCTTTAGAAGAAAAAGTTGCGCAATTAGAAGGAAAGTTAGATCATTTTTCTAACATTGAAGATACGTTAAACAAATCTATCGTTGTTGCACAAGAAGCAGCGGAAGAAGTAAAACGTAATGCGCAAAAAGAAGCGAAATTAATCGTACGTGAAGCTGAAAAAAATGCAGATCGTATCATTAACGAAGCTTTAGTAAAATCAAGAAAAGTTGCTTTTGATATTGAAGAGCTAAAGAAACAAGCGAAAGTATTCCGAACTCGTTTCCGTATGTTATTAGAGACACAGCTTGAAATGCTAAACAACGATGATTGGGATAAACTAATTGAGTTAGAAGACGAAGTAGATGAGCTGTTGAAAAAAGAAGAAACAGTGTAA
- a CDS encoding RNA-binding protein, whose product MSIYEHFRPDEEVFVDKVLEWKRAAEYHQVKLTDFLDPRQQQIVSMVIGQGDVAVQFDGATPYAERRRALIYPDYLELNEEEFQVEVLEIDYPSKFYTLEHRQILGTFMSLGLTREKCGDILLQENRAQIVVAKEIVSYIEMNLQAIGKVKVSLSAVQGEQILQTHETWGEKSGTVSSLRLDVMLAEMLHISRQKVQPFIKNGLVKVNWKTVEQTSYECYPGDVFSVRGYGRSKLFSVEGRTKRDKWRILYGILK is encoded by the coding sequence ATGAGCATTTACGAACATTTCAGACCTGATGAAGAGGTCTTTGTAGATAAAGTGCTAGAGTGGAAGCGAGCAGCAGAGTACCATCAAGTGAAACTAACAGATTTCCTTGATCCAAGACAGCAACAAATTGTTTCTATGGTAATTGGACAAGGAGATGTTGCTGTGCAATTTGATGGTGCAACGCCTTACGCAGAGCGTAGAAGAGCACTTATTTATCCAGACTATCTAGAATTAAATGAAGAAGAATTTCAAGTAGAAGTATTAGAAATTGACTATCCTTCCAAGTTTTATACGCTAGAACATAGGCAAATATTAGGTACATTTATGTCACTTGGTTTAACGAGAGAAAAATGTGGTGATATTTTGCTTCAAGAAAATCGTGCCCAAATTGTAGTTGCGAAAGAAATCGTATCTTACATTGAGATGAACTTACAAGCAATAGGGAAAGTAAAAGTCTCCTTATCAGCAGTACAAGGAGAACAAATTCTACAGACTCATGAAACGTGGGGAGAGAAATCTGGAACGGTTTCTTCACTTCGCTTAGATGTTATGTTGGCTGAAATGTTACATATATCCAGACAGAAAGTGCAACCTTTCATAAAAAATGGTTTAGTAAAAGTCAATTGGAAAACAGTAGAGCAAACTTCTTATGAATGTTATCCAGGAGATGTGTTTTCGGTGAGAGGATATGGGCGAAGTAAATTGTTTTCTGTAGAAGGTAGAACAAAACGCGACAAATGGAGAATTTTGTATGGTATACTAAAATGA
- a CDS encoding YggT family protein — protein sequence MTTVLNVLLTAIEIYSWALIIYILLSWFPGAKESTFGDFLARICEPYLEPFRRFIPPFGMIDISPLVAIFALKLAKSGLFSLFSYFL from the coding sequence ATGACAACCGTTTTAAATGTTTTACTTACTGCTATCGAGATTTACTCGTGGGCACTTATCATTTACATCCTCCTATCATGGTTTCCTGGTGCAAAGGAATCAACTTTTGGAGATTTTCTTGCACGTATTTGTGAACCGTATTTAGAACCATTTCGCAGATTTATTCCGCCGTTTGGTATGATTGATATCTCTCCACTCGTTGCGATTTTTGCGTTAAAACTTGCTAAAAGTGGTTTGTTCAGTTTGTTCAGCTATTTCTTGTAA
- a CDS encoding cell division protein SepF codes for MSWSKVKYFFFDTPEEKEAAQYSYEKEQTDMKKQQDPPEQQDVTFPKAQPKQNVVSIETAKQSSKVVLLEPRTYSEAQGIADHLKGRRAVVINLQRMSTDQAVRIVDFLSGTVYAIGGDIQKIGPKTFMCTPENVDIVGAISELFGEEEETNIKRW; via the coding sequence ATGAGTTGGTCAAAAGTAAAATACTTCTTTTTTGATACACCAGAAGAAAAAGAAGCAGCTCAATATAGCTATGAAAAGGAGCAAACGGATATGAAGAAGCAGCAAGATCCGCCGGAACAACAAGATGTTACGTTTCCGAAAGCACAACCGAAACAAAATGTTGTGAGCATTGAAACGGCAAAGCAATCTTCAAAAGTTGTTTTATTAGAACCACGCACGTATTCGGAAGCGCAAGGTATTGCGGACCATTTGAAAGGTAGACGAGCTGTTGTAATTAATTTGCAAAGAATGTCTACTGATCAAGCAGTACGTATCGTTGACTTTTTAAGTGGTACTGTATACGCTATAGGCGGGGACATTCAAAAAATAGGACCGAAAACATTTATGTGTACACCTGAAAATGTAGATATTGTTGGTGCAATTTCAGAATTATTCGGCGAAGAAGAAGAAACAAATATAAAGAGGTGGTAA
- a CDS encoding YggS family pyridoxal phosphate-dependent enzyme, with amino-acid sequence MTVQENLIIVNEAIKESCTRAGRSLQDIKLVAVTKTVGIEKTNEVMEAGIIDLGENRNEGFLQKYEHFGSKVNWHFIGSLQTRKVKEIINEIDYLHSLDRLSLAKEIQKRADKKVKCFIQVKTSSEESKQGLAIEETVSFIQSLQELDKIEVVGLMTMAPFTEEEEEVRRCFKDLRKLQIEVQELNLLHAPCKELSMGMSNDYTIAIEEGATYIRLGTILVGKA; translated from the coding sequence GTGACAGTACAAGAAAATTTAATAATTGTAAACGAAGCTATTAAAGAATCTTGCACACGAGCTGGACGTTCGTTGCAAGATATTAAACTTGTTGCAGTTACAAAAACTGTAGGGATTGAAAAAACAAACGAAGTAATGGAAGCTGGAATTATCGATTTAGGTGAAAATAGAAATGAAGGTTTCTTACAGAAATACGAGCATTTTGGCTCAAAAGTTAATTGGCACTTTATTGGCTCATTACAAACGAGAAAAGTAAAAGAAATCATTAATGAAATTGATTATTTACATTCGTTAGATCGTCTTTCTCTGGCGAAAGAAATTCAGAAACGTGCTGATAAGAAAGTGAAATGCTTTATTCAAGTGAAAACCTCATCTGAAGAATCAAAGCAAGGATTGGCAATAGAAGAAACAGTTTCTTTTATTCAAAGTTTGCAAGAATTGGATAAGATTGAAGTGGTTGGACTAATGACGATGGCGCCATTTACAGAAGAAGAGGAAGAAGTTCGTCGCTGCTTTAAGGACTTGCGCAAGCTACAAATAGAGGTGCAGGAGCTAAATCTATTACATGCGCCATGTAAAGAATTATCAATGGGAATGTCCAATGATTACACGATTGCAATTGAAGAAGGTGCTACATATATTCGTTTGGGAACGATTTTAGTAGGAAAAGCGTAA
- the pgeF gene encoding peptidoglycan editing factor PgeF, with protein MREPFKYVDGILYLQAWKELGNITAGFTTKDGGISTGSFHAMNLGLHVNDIVENVHENRRILANKLQKPLENWICSEQVHDHQVEKVGQQEKGSGVYSYEDGISKTDGIYTTNNDVLLTSCYADCVPLYFYAPSHGMIGLAHAGWKGTVKEIANEMIQKWSAEGISSDEIHVAIGPAIGSCCYVVDDRVLTAAQQVVNGSVPYKKISDGQYAINLKEINRVLCVQAGIKEEHIVMSSLCTSCEEQLFFSHRRDQGKTGRMLSFIGFKEEENK; from the coding sequence ATGAGAGAACCATTTAAATATGTGGACGGTATACTGTATTTACAAGCGTGGAAAGAACTTGGAAACATTACTGCTGGATTTACGACAAAAGATGGTGGGATAAGTACGGGCTCCTTTCATGCGATGAATTTAGGATTACATGTGAATGATATCGTGGAGAACGTTCATGAAAACAGACGCATTTTAGCAAATAAGTTACAAAAACCATTGGAAAACTGGATTTGCTCTGAACAAGTTCATGATCACCAGGTTGAAAAAGTAGGACAACAAGAAAAAGGAAGTGGCGTCTATTCATATGAGGATGGCATTTCAAAAACAGATGGCATTTATACGACTAATAACGATGTTCTTTTAACGTCTTGTTACGCGGATTGTGTCCCACTCTATTTTTATGCACCATCACATGGTATGATAGGACTTGCGCATGCTGGGTGGAAAGGGACTGTAAAAGAGATTGCAAATGAAATGATTCAAAAATGGAGTGCAGAAGGGATTTCAAGTGATGAAATTCATGTTGCAATTGGACCGGCAATCGGATCTTGTTGTTATGTTGTTGATGATAGAGTGTTAACAGCGGCACAGCAAGTAGTAAACGGTTCTGTCCCATATAAAAAAATTTCTGATGGACAGTACGCAATTAATTTAAAAGAAATTAATCGTGTATTATGTGTACAAGCAGGCATAAAAGAAGAGCATATTGTAATGTCATCTCTTTGTACAAGCTGTGAAGAACAACTATTTTTCTCTCATCGTCGTGATCAAGGGAAGACAGGGAGAATGTTGAGTTTCATAGGTTTTAAGGAGGAAGAAAACAAGTGA
- a CDS encoding YlmC/YmxH family sporulation protein: protein MRVIRISELQMKDVINISDGKRLGNIGDIEIDIDTGKICSIIISKQARMLGIFGKDVEIIVPWEEVMKIGEDVILVRVNPVNSVTESIQTTTIS, encoded by the coding sequence ATGAGAGTGATACGGATTTCAGAGTTACAGATGAAGGATGTTATAAATATTTCAGATGGGAAAAGGCTTGGAAATATTGGAGATATTGAGATTGATATCGATACAGGGAAGATTTGCTCTATTATTATTTCCAAACAGGCACGTATGCTTGGGATTTTTGGGAAAGACGTAGAAATTATAGTTCCTTGGGAGGAAGTTATGAAAATCGGGGAAGATGTCATACTTGTAAGAGTAAATCCTGTTAATTCTGTAACAGAATCAATACAAACAACGACAATTTCATAA
- the sigG gene encoding RNA polymerase sporulation sigma factor SigG — MTRNKVEICGVDTAKLPVLKNEEMRKLFREMQSGEISAREKLVNGNLRLVLSVIQRFNNRGEYVDDLFQVGCIGLMKSIDNFDLGQNVKFSTYAVPMIIGEIRRYLRDNNPIRVSRSLRDIAYKALQVREKLIAENSKEPTAMDIAKVLEVTHEEIVFALDAIQDPVSLFEPIYNDGGDPIFVMDQLSDEKQKDEQWVEELALKEGMKRLNDREKMIIRKRFFQGKTQMEVAEEIGISQAQVSRLEKSAIKQMNKTIQG; from the coding sequence TTGACGAGAAACAAAGTAGAAATTTGCGGTGTTGATACAGCAAAACTTCCAGTACTAAAAAATGAAGAAATGCGTAAATTATTTCGTGAAATGCAAAGTGGAGAGATAAGCGCAAGAGAGAAATTAGTGAATGGAAACTTACGTCTTGTATTGAGCGTCATCCAAAGATTTAATAACAGAGGAGAATATGTTGACGATTTATTTCAAGTTGGTTGCATCGGACTTATGAAATCCATTGATAACTTTGATTTAGGCCAAAATGTAAAATTTTCAACGTATGCTGTGCCGATGATTATTGGAGAAATACGCAGATATTTGCGTGACAACAATCCGATTCGCGTATCTCGCTCGTTACGAGATATTGCGTATAAAGCGTTGCAAGTAAGAGAAAAATTGATCGCAGAAAATTCAAAAGAACCAACAGCAATGGATATTGCAAAAGTGCTAGAAGTGACTCACGAAGAGATTGTATTTGCTTTAGATGCGATTCAAGATCCAGTGTCATTATTTGAGCCGATTTATAACGATGGGGGAGATCCTATCTTTGTTATGGATCAATTAAGTGATGAAAAACAAAAGGACGAGCAGTGGGTTGAAGAGTTAGCGCTGAAAGAAGGCATGAAGCGTTTAAATGATCGTGAAAAGATGATTATTCGAAAACGGTTCTTTCAAGGAAAAACACAAATGGAAGTTGCAGAAGAAATCGGGATTTCTCAAGCTCAAGTATCACGCTTAGAGAAATCGGCTATTAAACAAATGAATAAAACGATTCAAGGATAA
- the sigE gene encoding RNA polymerase sporulation sigma factor SigE, with amino-acid sequence MMKLKFYLVYLWYKVLLKLGIKTDEIYYIGGSEALPPPLTKEEEEVLLNKLPKGDQAARSLLIERNLRLVVYIARKFENTGINIEDLISIGTIGLIKAVNTFNPEKKIKLATYASRCIENEILMHLRRNNKNRSEVSFDEPLNIDWDGNELLLSDVLGTDDDIITKDLEATVDRHLLMKALHQLNDREKQIMELRFGLAGEEEKTQKDVADMLGISQSYISRLEKRIIKRLRKEFNKMV; translated from the coding sequence ATGATGAAATTAAAATTTTATTTAGTATACCTTTGGTATAAAGTATTGCTGAAACTAGGAATTAAGACCGATGAAATTTATTATATTGGTGGAAGTGAAGCGTTGCCACCGCCGTTAACGAAAGAAGAAGAAGAAGTTCTTTTGAATAAATTGCCAAAAGGCGATCAAGCTGCAAGGTCATTACTTATTGAACGCAACTTACGGCTAGTTGTATATATAGCAAGGAAATTTGAAAATACAGGGATAAATATTGAAGATTTAATCAGTATAGGAACAATTGGCCTTATTAAAGCGGTAAATACATTTAATCCAGAAAAGAAAATAAAATTAGCAACATATGCATCTCGTTGTATAGAAAATGAGATTTTAATGCATTTGCGCCGAAATAATAAAAATCGTTCGGAAGTGTCTTTTGATGAACCGCTTAACATTGATTGGGATGGGAATGAACTGTTGTTATCAGATGTATTAGGTACAGATGATGATATTATTACAAAAGATTTAGAGGCTACTGTAGATCGTCATCTTCTAATGAAAGCATTGCACCAATTAAATGATCGGGAAAAACAAATTATGGAGCTTCGATTTGGGCTTGCTGGAGAAGAGGAAAAGACGCAAAAAGATGTGGCGGATATGCTTGGGATTTCACAGTCATACATTTCACGTTTAGAAAAAAGAATCATAAAAAGGTTACGAAAAGAATTTAATAAAATGGTGTAA
- the spoIIGA gene encoding sigma-E processing peptidase SpoIIGA has product MVVYADVVWLLNACIDFLLLLLTATVLKKKIKRWRLVLGAFIGSTIVIFAFTPFASMMTHPIMKLLYSLLIVYTAFGFTTFRNYTQTVFTFYFVTFMVGGGLMGTHFFLQTNEMVNGLVQSQSISYGDPISWLFVILGFPVIYYFSKKRIESVEITKIHYDQIVKVKIQLAEEELELAGLIDSGNQLYDPLTKTPVMIMHISSLEHCLPSWLTEQIYSKTEIPQIPEKDSGWATKLRLIPFRAVGVESQFLWAIKPDSVQVDHEGSSIVVNKVLIGLNTQQLSTNGEYQCIVHPKMLISQKMVIA; this is encoded by the coding sequence TTGGTTGTTTACGCCGACGTTGTTTGGTTGTTAAACGCCTGCATTGATTTTCTTTTACTTTTATTAACAGCTACCGTGTTAAAAAAGAAGATCAAAAGATGGAGGCTTGTGTTAGGGGCATTTATAGGTTCCACCATTGTTATTTTTGCCTTTACTCCTTTTGCTTCTATGATGACACATCCGATTATGAAACTACTGTACTCGTTACTTATTGTGTATACAGCCTTTGGGTTTACAACGTTTAGAAATTATACACAAACTGTTTTTACTTTTTACTTTGTCACTTTTATGGTTGGTGGAGGATTAATGGGAACTCATTTCTTTTTGCAAACGAATGAGATGGTAAATGGATTGGTTCAATCTCAATCGATTTCTTACGGTGATCCAATTAGTTGGTTGTTTGTTATTTTAGGTTTTCCAGTAATTTATTATTTTTCTAAAAAGCGTATTGAAAGCGTAGAAATCACGAAAATACACTATGACCAAATCGTGAAAGTGAAAATTCAATTAGCTGAAGAAGAATTGGAACTAGCAGGTTTAATTGACAGTGGGAATCAACTTTACGACCCGTTAACAAAAACACCCGTAATGATTATGCATATTTCATCATTAGAACATTGTTTGCCATCTTGGTTAACAGAACAAATTTATTCCAAAACAGAAATTCCTCAAATACCAGAAAAAGATTCTGGATGGGCGACAAAATTACGCTTAATTCCTTTCCGAGCAGTAGGAGTAGAGAGTCAATTTTTGTGGGCAATTAAGCCTGATAGTGTGCAAGTTGATCATGAAGGTAGTTCAATCGTTGTAAACAAAGTATTGATTGGGTTAAATACACAACAACTGTCTACCAATGGAGAGTATCAATGCATTGTACATCCAAAAATGTTGATTTCGCAAAAAATGGTAATTGCTTAA